Proteins from one Desulfonema limicola genomic window:
- a CDS encoding GspE/PulE family protein, which yields MIRKTNTPQVTHLKASTPVTHLNVDAAGQGKAGPARQPGKVSPEVAFRIKFQQISNKIQSAHNLEDVLAEMKDAIATLFESERVTVYVIDGVKRELVSRIAIGTNTGDIRIPVSTASIAGYAAYKQKLINVSNVYDEDELNKISPELKFDDSWDKKTGYKSKQMLACPIFFHKYLLGAIQLINRKDGGTFTKRDEQTVKELAKTLGIAMYNQKRAARQANNKFSYLLRKHLLTQKELTKAITEAKKRKESIEAYLIGSLKIPKKDVVESLAKYYEVPGILFDNTTPIPGELLKNLRIPFLRKNSWVPLRSEGDRVVILVDDPQNLQKIDTIKALFPKNPLDFCVALHEDILEYINHFTLDEKEQANIDEILEQLHQEAVEEEEEVSEVTDSDSAVVKLVNKIILDAFARNASDIHIEPYPGKQNTLVRIRIDGACTVYQTIPFNYKSAVVSRIKIMSGLDIAERRLPQDGKIPFKKYGGLDIELRVATIPTQGGLEDIVMRILAAGDPIPLSKMGFSERNYNEFINIIVQPYGIIFVCGPTGSGKTTTLHSALAYINKTETKIWTAEDPVEITQKGLRQVQVHPKIGFTFATAMRAFLRADPDVIMVGEMRDKETTSIGVEASLTGHLVFSTLHTNSAPESVTRLLDMGMDPFNFADAVLGILAQRLVRTLCKKCKEEYTPSKEEYDELVREYGAEDFEKNLAQTYPYSKQLYLCKPKGCEKCNQTGYAGRMGLHELLLGTDDQKRLIQTQARVEELRKQAVKDGMRTLKQDGIEKIFAGHCDMIQVRKVCIN from the coding sequence ATGATTAGAAAAACAAACACACCACAAGTTACCCATCTTAAAGCAAGTACGCCTGTTACCCATTTAAATGTAGATGCTGCAGGTCAGGGAAAAGCAGGGCCGGCCCGCCAGCCTGGAAAAGTCAGTCCTGAAGTGGCATTTAGGATTAAATTTCAGCAGATCAGCAATAAAATTCAATCTGCACATAATCTTGAAGATGTTTTAGCAGAAATGAAAGATGCCATTGCTACACTCTTTGAGTCTGAACGGGTTACGGTTTATGTTATTGACGGTGTTAAAAGGGAGCTTGTATCCCGTATTGCCATTGGAACAAACACAGGTGATATTCGTATTCCAGTATCAACTGCCAGTATTGCAGGCTATGCTGCTTATAAACAGAAATTAATAAATGTATCCAATGTTTATGATGAAGATGAACTAAATAAAATCAGCCCTGAACTTAAATTTGATGACAGCTGGGACAAAAAAACAGGATATAAGTCCAAGCAGATGCTGGCCTGTCCTATTTTTTTTCATAAATATCTTTTAGGTGCAATTCAGCTTATAAACCGTAAAGACGGGGGTACATTTACAAAGCGTGATGAGCAGACAGTCAAAGAACTGGCTAAAACTCTTGGCATTGCCATGTATAACCAGAAGCGGGCTGCCAGGCAGGCTAACAATAAATTCAGCTATCTTCTGAGAAAACACCTTCTGACCCAAAAAGAACTTACTAAGGCAATTACAGAAGCCAAGAAAAGAAAAGAATCTATTGAAGCATATTTAATAGGTTCTCTTAAAATACCTAAAAAGGATGTTGTTGAGTCTCTTGCAAAATACTACGAGGTACCCGGTATTTTATTTGACAATACAACACCAATACCAGGCGAACTGCTTAAAAATCTGAGAATACCGTTTTTAAGGAAAAATTCATGGGTTCCTTTGCGCAGCGAAGGAGACAGGGTTGTTATCCTGGTGGATGATCCCCAGAATCTTCAAAAAATTGATACAATTAAAGCTCTTTTCCCTAAAAATCCCCTTGATTTCTGTGTAGCTCTGCATGAAGATATTCTTGAATATATCAATCACTTTACTTTGGATGAAAAAGAACAGGCTAATATAGATGAAATCCTTGAGCAGTTACACCAGGAAGCAGTTGAAGAAGAAGAAGAGGTCAGCGAGGTTACAGATTCTGACAGTGCTGTTGTCAAGCTGGTAAATAAAATTATTCTTGATGCTTTTGCCAGAAATGCCTCAGATATTCATATTGAACCTTACCCGGGTAAGCAAAATACCCTTGTACGCATACGAATTGACGGGGCATGTACAGTATATCAGACCATTCCTTTTAATTATAAAAGTGCTGTTGTTTCCCGTATTAAAATCATGTCAGGCCTGGATATTGCGGAACGAAGGCTGCCTCAGGATGGAAAAATACCATTTAAAAAATACGGGGGTCTGGATATTGAACTCCGTGTTGCAACCATACCAACCCAGGGAGGGCTTGAAGATATTGTTATGCGTATCCTGGCTGCCGGTGATCCTATTCCTCTTTCAAAAATGGGATTTTCTGAAAGAAACTATAATGAATTTATTAATATTATTGTTCAGCCTTATGGGATTATCTTTGTATGCGGGCCTACTGGTTCAGGTAAAACAACTACCCTGCATTCAGCTCTTGCGTATATCAACAAAACAGAGACCAAAATCTGGACAGCAGAAGATCCTGTTGAAATAACCCAGAAAGGACTGCGCCAGGTACAGGTTCATCCTAAGATAGGTTTTACATTTGCCACTGCCATGCGTGCTTTTCTAAGGGCTGACCCTGATGTAATTATGGTTGGTGAAATGCGTGATAAGGAAACCACTTCCATTGGTGTTGAAGCTTCTCTTACAGGCCATCTTGTATTTTCCACCCTGCATACAAACAGTGCTCCTGAAAGTGTTACCAGGCTTTTGGATATGGGTATGGATCCCTTTAACTTTGCTGATGCAGTTTTAGGAATTCTTGCCCAGAGGCTTGTCAGAACCCTTTGTAAAAAATGCAAGGAAGAATACACTCCTTCAAAAGAAGAATATGATGAGCTTGTCAGGGAATATGGAGCAGAAGATTTTGAAAAAAACCTTGCACAGACCTATCCATATTCAAAGCAATTATATTTATGCAAGCCCAAGGGGTGTGAGAAATGCAACCAGACCGGATATGCCGGACGTATGGGACTTCATGAATTGCTTTTAGGTACAGATGACCAGAAACGCCTGATCCAGACCCAGGCAAGGGTTGAAGAATTAAGAAAACAGGCAGTAAAAGACGGCATGAGAACCTTGAAGCAGGATGGTATTGAAAAGATATTTGCAGGACATTGTGATATGATACAGGTAAGAAAAGTATGTATTAATTAA
- a CDS encoding M48 family metallopeptidase — translation MFNNFIFFIVVLLIYTTYQPSEIPNFSFSETLFLFCFLFFLFTLIVWLHFKNLLKQISTAVLSDLDTQYNNTITRLSIIAIIIFTIDIYILNLPEYAGRLSLFASLPTLQALFFIILFILYLTLIWAFAFESYCRIYDTQISSSSYIRSNISFSAPALLPWLLLSGIHDIINILPFEMPKQFLESGQGQIIFFLVFLMAVAIFGPALIRRFWGCRPLTQGFGRNRIEGLCKRAGLEYADILYWPIFEGRMITAGVMGLIKKFRYILVTEALLSLLRPEEIEAVIAHEIGHVKRNHLLFYLFFFAGYMLISYAAFDLIIYLIIYAEPVYRFIVQSGFKQSSVTSSLFSLTTIFMFVIYFRYVFGYFMRNFERQADCYVYSLFQTAMPLISVFEKITITSGQSPDKPNWHHFSISERVGYLLKCEHDRTWIARHDWKIKKSIILYIIAMLLTGTIGYTLNYSKAGKKISAGFFETIIQREVEKHPDDPGLLSMMGDIYHEKEKIKIAVQYYQKSIALNPDSPHVLNNLAWLYAVSPEVYNPEKALVLAVRASELSSEPHIMDTLAESYYINKRFEEAVKAGQKALELSRTNRSYYEKQLKKFKNATQNY, via the coding sequence ATGTTCAATAATTTTATATTTTTTATAGTTGTACTGCTTATTTATACAACCTATCAGCCTTCTGAAATACCTAACTTCAGCTTTTCTGAAACACTTTTTTTGTTTTGTTTCCTGTTTTTTTTATTCACATTAATAGTATGGTTACATTTTAAAAATCTTTTAAAACAAATTTCTACTGCTGTTTTGTCTGATCTTGATACTCAATACAACAATACCATAACCCGCCTTTCTATTATTGCAATTATAATATTTACAATTGACATATATATTCTCAACCTTCCTGAATATGCAGGCAGGCTGTCCCTGTTTGCAAGCCTGCCAACTCTCCAGGCGCTCTTTTTTATTATTTTATTTATATTATATCTGACACTTATCTGGGCATTTGCCTTTGAAAGTTATTGCAGAATCTATGATACCCAGATATCAAGTTCATCATATATACGTTCAAACATATCATTTTCAGCTCCTGCTCTTTTACCCTGGTTATTGTTATCAGGGATCCATGACATTATAAATATTCTTCCTTTTGAAATGCCAAAGCAATTCCTGGAATCAGGCCAGGGTCAGATAATATTTTTTTTGGTTTTTCTTATGGCTGTTGCCATATTTGGACCTGCTTTAATACGGAGATTCTGGGGATGCAGACCCCTGACTCAGGGATTTGGCAGAAACAGGATTGAGGGGTTATGTAAAAGGGCAGGGCTTGAATATGCTGATATTTTATACTGGCCCATATTTGAAGGACGGATGATAACTGCTGGAGTTATGGGGCTTATAAAAAAATTTAGGTATATTCTTGTTACTGAAGCCCTTCTCAGCCTGCTTCGGCCTGAAGAGATTGAAGCAGTTATTGCCCATGAAATCGGTCATGTAAAGCGGAATCATCTTTTATTTTACCTGTTCTTTTTTGCAGGTTATATGCTTATCTCTTATGCTGCTTTTGATCTTATAATATATTTAATCATATATGCAGAACCTGTTTACAGGTTTATTGTGCAGTCTGGTTTTAAACAATCTTCTGTAACATCTTCCTTGTTCAGTCTGACAACTATTTTCATGTTTGTCATCTATTTTAGATATGTTTTTGGCTATTTTATGAGAAACTTTGAAAGACAGGCTGATTGTTATGTTTACTCGCTTTTTCAAACTGCCATGCCTTTAATCTCTGTTTTTGAAAAGATTACAATTACAAGCGGTCAATCACCTGACAAGCCAAACTGGCACCATTTCAGTATAAGTGAGCGTGTTGGATATTTACTTAAATGCGAACATGACAGAACATGGATTGCAAGGCATGACTGGAAAATCAAAAAAAGTATAATCTTATATATTATTGCCATGCTTTTAACAGGCACCATTGGATATACATTAAATTATAGTAAAGCTGGAAAAAAAATCAGTGCCGGATTTTTTGAAACAATTATTCAAAGAGAAGTAGAAAAACATCCTGATGATCCAGGACTGTTAAGCATGATGGGAGACATATACCATGAAAAGGAAAAAATTAAAATTGCTGTTCAGTATTATCAAAAAAGCATTGCTCTTAATCCAGATTCCCCGCATGTTCTGAATAATCTTGCATGGCTCTATGCTGTAAGCCCAGAAGTTTATAATCCTGAAAAGGCTCTGGTGCTGGCGGTCAGGGCTTCTGAACTTTCATCTGAACCCCATATAATGGATACCCTTGCAGAGAGTTATTATATAAATAAAAGATTTGAGGAAGCTGTAAAAGCAGGACAAAAAGCTTTGGAATTAAGCAGAACCAACCGTTCTTATTATGAAAAACAATTGAAAAAATTTAAAAATGCCACCCAGAATTATTAA
- a CDS encoding epoxyqueuosine reductase QueH, whose product MKNNKILIHMCCAPCSIYPVKILKKQDFEIMGFFYPHNIHPYTECQKRRNALELYAEHEKFRVIWDKEYNLMEFLQNIVFRESSRCAYCYHDRIKSTALLAKRGKFDYFTTTLLYSKFQNHEMIKSIGESLAKSTGIPFYYNDFRKGWKEGIEESKRLQLYRQQYCGCIYSEKDRFYK is encoded by the coding sequence ATGAAAAATAATAAAATATTGATTCACATGTGCTGTGCCCCATGCTCTATCTATCCTGTCAAAATTCTCAAGAAACAGGATTTTGAAATCATGGGCTTTTTTTATCCCCATAACATTCATCCATATACTGAATGTCAGAAACGCCGGAATGCCCTGGAACTCTATGCAGAACATGAAAAATTCCGTGTTATCTGGGATAAAGAATATAATCTTATGGAATTTCTGCAAAATATTGTATTCAGGGAATCAAGCAGATGTGCATACTGTTATCATGACCGTATAAAATCCACTGCCCTGCTTGCAAAACGAGGAAAATTTGATTATTTTACAACCACCCTGCTTTACAGCAAATTTCAAAATCATGAAATGATAAAATCCATAGGTGAATCCCTGGCAAAATCAACAGGAATACCTTTTTATTACAATGATTTCCGCAAAGGCTGGAAAGAAGGTATTGAAGAATCCAAAAGACTGCAGCTTTACCGCCAGCAGTACTGCGGCTGTATATACAGTGAAAAAGATAGATTTTATAAATAA
- a CDS encoding Maf family protein, whose product MNTIIQKPDLILASQSPRRKYLLEQAGLTFKVIPSCFDEDSVKLTDPSNYVKILAKAKAGDIAEKYPESWVIGADTIVVINNTILGKPDSKDEAGEMLRQLSGQIHQVFTGYAVCCNALGRIFAESIKTDVQFKKLTEEEIKWYINTKEPFDKAGAYAIQGLGTFLVKSINGSYTNVVGLPVCEIIEILIKEEVIGLNYEK is encoded by the coding sequence ATGAATACAATTATCCAAAAACCTGATTTAATACTTGCATCTCAATCACCCAGGCGCAAATATCTGCTTGAACAGGCAGGGCTGACATTTAAGGTTATTCCAAGCTGTTTTGATGAGGATTCTGTAAAACTCACTGATCCATCAAACTATGTCAAAATACTGGCAAAAGCCAAAGCAGGGGACATTGCTGAAAAATATCCTGAATCCTGGGTAATAGGTGCTGACACCATTGTTGTTATAAATAATACCATACTTGGCAAACCAGACTCAAAGGATGAAGCCGGGGAAATGCTCAGGCAGTTAAGCGGGCAGATTCATCAGGTATTTACCGGATATGCTGTATGCTGTAATGCTCTGGGCAGGATATTTGCTGAAAGCATAAAAACAGACGTACAGTTTAAAAAACTGACAGAGGAAGAAATAAAATGGTATATTAATACAAAAGAACCTTTTGACAAAGCTGGAGCTTATGCCATTCAAGGACTTGGAACTTTTCTGGTTAAAAGCATAAATGGGTCATATACAAATGTAGTGGGACTTCCGGTATGCGAAATTATTGAAATATTGATAAAAGAAGAGGTTATCGGCCTGAATTATGAAAAATAA
- a CDS encoding PEP-CTERM sorting domain-containing protein translates to MKKLILAICLVLFLGFSSSASAVWIDENYYEYENSGSWLFTNDGNDSNTDIESLESQIESILNLNIELSFMGKRDADNNAVEGEQINVTYSEYNLDGEIDNTLDTGYSGTWAFENTDNVLNFYAVKASNEYAFYYVNPASSFGTWNTSDIGGQKIYEISHFSAYTNSTSSNQVPEPATMFILGSGLMGIGLIRRKK, encoded by the coding sequence ATGAAAAAACTTATTTTAGCTATTTGTTTGGTATTGTTTTTAGGATTTTCAAGTTCAGCATCAGCAGTATGGATTGACGAGAATTATTATGAATATGAAAATTCAGGTTCTTGGCTTTTTACAAATGACGGGAACGATTCAAACACAGATATTGAATCTCTTGAATCTCAAATAGAATCAATATTGAATTTGAATATTGAACTTTCATTCATGGGTAAAAGAGATGCAGATAATAATGCAGTTGAAGGCGAACAGATCAATGTTACTTATTCAGAATATAATCTTGATGGAGAAATTGATAATACATTAGATACAGGATATAGTGGAACCTGGGCATTTGAAAATACTGACAATGTTCTCAATTTTTATGCTGTAAAAGCTTCTAATGAATATGCCTTTTATTATGTTAATCCTGCATCAAGCTTTGGTACATGGAACACCTCAGATATTGGAGGACAGAAAATATACGAAATTTCTCATTTTTCTGCCTATACTAACAGCACAAGCAGCAATCAGGTTCCTGAACCAGCCACCATGTTCATTCTTGGTTCCGGCTTAATGGGTATCGGACTTATCCGCAGAAAAAAATAG
- a CDS encoding AAA family ATPase, producing the protein MRILKVRFKNINSLKGEWEINFDQSPLSDTGIFAITGPNGAGKTSILDALSLGLYGQTARNKNSDKYIITKNDSESCSEVTFSVNHSVFKSKWSLKNSKGKLLDPEMTLAVINGDEKVLENKVNAVRLKIADITGLDFKRFCRTVMLAQGESAAFLNALDNERAEILEKIIGTQIFSQYSQDIIKKADKENEKLLALKQSIQNFSFEKPDNIEAHKENINRLESEYNKAEAKLFMLKDQDEKLKYKKQIQKQYEDIQLEFAYIQDKKSQKNEKFKRLKKAQQSLPLESGINQLDIYEKNAAQILEKKEKLNSVIPLQKKVLKDLEQEKIKNEQELETIQARQDEQIESLEKAIGFDRDIESARKEFRDRVDQLESLEKKQDDNLNLQSEIKQKIIDKQIAWTHLDKQIKANVSHENLDKDIFVIKNQLEKISQAGKFKTEIQNNLDSALPNEKKALAAQEKAENKILKIKKKNENLYLKADKKKQALNNMLNGDVIEDIEKEYNNQKEKLVTCKKLVELGKQYHKQALIKEKEGNAITHALENAQTEYSQLLTEFEAEQAKRDELEYSIIISKYNPDRKLLKTNKPCPLCGSKEHPFISQGLPYDNNPGHALKIQEKKLKDINKRTKTLLSQINSLTQKKNQIHELGKQWKDLCQTIDCEWAVDDIDSAVKNTKALKKEVKVLAKQLKAIRKISQKIIKIQINIDKNADKILNKQMIADQLKSNAVIQKNIVIKLKNDLEDINQKTGKQKQILNEYLEKYNTVIPSQGREGELSLNLETLKNEYLNQKHQAETLTTELKELAKQAKRLPHDLAQFKKQADNLEVLVRESQEKQTKLEIQRTEFYGSGDPVVEKQVFEDKINACSEKQAQIILQTGTAARELEENLENMKQAETEYQNICKEIESLKNFLLSKAIASGFNNIDEIRENILPLENQQAIENEQKELELELTEIRNKLEEIKNKREQTLNEQAIEKSPDEISLEIQDLKKELEELNQDLKLSQEIIKDYESKEREYRQRIKVIEDQEKICAELNAEKEYINSGNEPEIKKRIQTLMFEQLIEKTNKHLEELSGRYYIRTSGEQGLGLEIEDINQNRIRRSPRSLSGGESFQVSMALALGLSDLASDNRKIESLFLDEGFGTLDDETLYKVITTLKNIKDNNKTVGIISHVKKIEDEIPTRIRIEKQSGGTSSIKVMA; encoded by the coding sequence ATGAGAATTTTGAAAGTGAGATTTAAAAATATCAATTCATTAAAAGGGGAATGGGAAATCAATTTTGATCAATCTCCACTTTCAGATACCGGAATATTCGCTATTACAGGACCAAACGGGGCAGGTAAAACCAGTATTCTTGATGCATTATCTCTGGGCCTTTACGGGCAGACAGCCAGGAATAAAAATTCTGACAAATATATAATTACAAAAAACGATTCTGAATCCTGTTCTGAAGTTACTTTTTCTGTGAACCACTCGGTTTTTAAATCAAAATGGTCTTTAAAAAACTCCAAAGGAAAACTTCTGGATCCTGAAATGACACTGGCAGTTATAAATGGAGATGAAAAAGTTCTTGAAAATAAAGTTAATGCTGTTCGATTAAAAATTGCTGATATCACAGGTCTTGATTTTAAACGCTTTTGCAGAACTGTAATGCTTGCTCAAGGTGAATCTGCTGCATTTTTAAATGCTCTTGATAATGAAAGAGCTGAAATTCTTGAAAAAATTATAGGTACCCAGATTTTTTCCCAATATTCACAAGATATTATTAAAAAAGCAGATAAAGAAAATGAAAAACTCCTGGCTTTAAAACAAAGTATTCAAAATTTTTCTTTTGAAAAACCAGATAATATTGAAGCTCATAAAGAAAATATTAACCGTCTGGAATCAGAATATAACAAAGCTGAAGCAAAATTGTTTATGCTGAAAGACCAGGATGAAAAACTTAAATATAAAAAGCAAATTCAAAAACAATATGAGGATATTCAGCTTGAATTTGCATATATACAGGATAAAAAATCTCAAAAAAATGAAAAATTCAAACGTCTTAAAAAAGCCCAGCAGTCCCTTCCCCTTGAATCAGGAATAAACCAGCTTGATATTTATGAAAAAAATGCAGCTCAAATACTTGAAAAAAAAGAAAAACTCAATTCTGTGATTCCTTTGCAGAAAAAAGTATTAAAAGATCTGGAACAGGAAAAGATAAAAAATGAACAGGAACTTGAAACAATACAGGCCAGACAGGATGAACAGATAGAATCTCTTGAAAAAGCAATAGGGTTTGACCGTGATATTGAATCCGCAAGAAAAGAATTTCGAGACAGGGTTGATCAGCTGGAATCTTTGGAAAAAAAACAGGATGATAACCTGAATCTTCAATCAGAAATAAAACAAAAAATCATAGATAAGCAGATTGCCTGGACCCATTTGGATAAACAAATTAAGGCAAATGTATCCCATGAAAACCTGGATAAAGATATTTTTGTTATAAAAAATCAACTTGAAAAAATAAGCCAGGCAGGAAAATTCAAGACAGAAATACAAAATAATCTTGACTCAGCATTGCCAAACGAAAAAAAAGCTCTTGCTGCACAGGAAAAAGCAGAAAATAAAATCTTGAAAATAAAGAAAAAAAATGAAAATTTATATTTAAAGGCTGATAAAAAAAAACAAGCTTTAAACAATATGCTTAATGGAGATGTGATAGAAGATATTGAAAAAGAGTATAACAATCAAAAAGAAAAACTAGTAACCTGTAAAAAGCTTGTTGAACTGGGAAAACAATATCATAAACAAGCTTTAATAAAAGAAAAGGAAGGAAACGCAATTACACATGCTCTTGAAAATGCACAAACAGAATATTCTCAATTATTAACTGAATTTGAGGCTGAACAGGCAAAAAGAGATGAGCTTGAATATTCCATAATTATCTCAAAATACAATCCTGATCGGAAATTGTTAAAAACAAACAAGCCATGCCCTCTTTGCGGTTCAAAAGAACATCCATTTATATCTCAAGGACTGCCATATGATAATAATCCGGGTCATGCCCTTAAAATCCAGGAAAAAAAGTTAAAAGATATTAATAAAAGAACAAAAACTCTTTTATCACAAATTAACAGCCTGACCCAGAAAAAGAATCAAATCCATGAACTGGGTAAACAATGGAAAGATTTATGCCAGACTATTGACTGTGAATGGGCTGTTGATGATATTGATTCTGCTGTAAAAAACACCAAAGCCTTAAAAAAAGAAGTAAAAGTTCTTGCAAAGCAGTTAAAAGCCATAAGAAAAATCAGTCAAAAAATAATCAAAATACAGATAAACATAGATAAAAATGCAGATAAGATTTTAAACAAACAGATGATAGCTGATCAGTTGAAAAGCAATGCTGTTATTCAAAAAAATATTGTTATTAAATTAAAAAATGATCTGGAAGACATAAATCAAAAAACAGGGAAGCAAAAACAAATTCTTAATGAATATTTAGAAAAATACAACACAGTCATTCCAAGCCAGGGAAGGGAAGGGGAATTGAGTTTAAATCTGGAGACTCTTAAAAATGAATACCTCAATCAAAAACACCAGGCAGAAACTTTAACAACTGAACTAAAGGAATTAGCAAAACAGGCAAAAAGACTTCCCCATGACCTGGCTCAATTTAAAAAACAGGCTGATAATCTGGAAGTTCTGGTCAGGGAAAGCCAGGAAAAACAGACAAAACTGGAAATCCAGCGAACAGAGTTCTATGGTTCTGGTGATCCGGTTGTAGAAAAACAGGTTTTTGAAGATAAGATCAATGCCTGTTCTGAAAAACAGGCTCAAATTATTCTGCAAACAGGAACTGCTGCCCGGGAACTTGAAGAAAATCTGGAAAATATGAAACAGGCAGAAACAGAATATCAAAATATCTGCAAGGAAATTGAATCTTTAAAAAATTTTCTGTTAAGCAAAGCCATTGCATCAGGATTTAATAATATTGATGAAATAAGAGAAAATATTTTACCCCTGGAAAATCAGCAGGCTATTGAAAATGAACAAAAGGAACTTGAACTGGAGTTAACTGAAATCAGGAACAAACTAGAAGAAATAAAGAATAAACGTGAACAAACCCTGAATGAACAGGCTATTGAAAAATCACCTGATGAAATCAGCCTGGAAATTCAGGATCTAAAAAAAGAACTGGAAGAATTGAACCAGGATCTTAAATTATCCCAGGAAATCATAAAAGATTATGAATCAAAAGAAAGAGAATACAGGCAGAGAATAAAGGTAATAGAAGATCAGGAAAAAATATGTGCAGAATTAAATGCTGAAAAAGAATATATTAACTCAGGCAATGAACCTGAAATAAAAAAACGGATTCAAACTCTTATGTTTGAACAGCTGATTGAAAAGACCAACAAACATCTTGAGGAATTGAGCGGACGTTATTATATCAGAACCAGCGGTGAACAGGGATTAGGGCTTGAAATTGAAGACATAAATCAAAACAGGATACGCAGATCACCCAGAAGTTTATCAGGAGGTGAGAGCTTTCAGGTCAGTATGGCCCTGGCTCTTGGACTTTCTGATCTTGCTTCTGATAACAGGAAGATAGAATCCTTGTTTTTAGATGAAGGTTTTGGCACTTTGGATGATGAAACCCTGTATAAAGTAATTACCACCTTGAAAAACATAAAAGATAACAATAAAACAGTTGGAATTATCTCCCATGTAAAGAAAATTGAAGATGAAATACCAACCAGGATAAGAATTGAAAAACAATCTGGGGGAACCAGTTCTATTAAAGTCATGGCATAA
- a CDS encoding aminotransferase class I/II-fold pyridoxal phosphate-dependent enzyme has product MINGHGGNIYKLAQDLKCSPSEIIDMSSNVNPLGPPAGLIEFLRKNINLIDLLPEVDAGSAVHAFAAYHNVNPDLVIPGNGTTQLIYNIPLGLNTKKALIIGPTYADYADACEMHKTKYDFFYCFPGNMFDPDIKALKLKIKDYDTIFICNPNNPTGRIIPPQTLKELFCSNPDAYFILDESYLPFVENAGQYTMINCSLPNLIVLNSMSKIFRVPGLRIGFMTGSKPVIKKLSRYAMPWSVNSLAQAAVVWLMENNQDIQEFIQNTRTFLQLEREKLEKDFYQNDSIRFFQSCTSFMLAELSPGHHNAEILCNILAKNKILIRNCSNFKGLSDRFIRISLKDGQINRLLRQKLLEIF; this is encoded by the coding sequence ATGATTAACGGACATGGCGGAAATATATACAAACTTGCACAGGATTTAAAGTGCAGCCCTTCTGAAATTATTGATATGAGCAGCAATGTTAATCCCCTGGGTCCCCCGGCCGGGCTTATTGAATTTCTAAGGAAAAACATTAATCTAATTGATCTTCTTCCTGAAGTGGATGCAGGTTCTGCTGTTCATGCTTTTGCAGCATACCATAATGTAAATCCTGACCTTGTTATCCCGGGAAACGGCACCACCCAGTTAATATATAATATTCCCCTGGGATTAAACACAAAAAAAGCTCTTATTATAGGCCCGACTTATGCTGATTATGCAGATGCCTGTGAAATGCACAAAACAAAATATGATTTTTTTTACTGCTTTCCAGGCAATATGTTTGATCCTGACATTAAAGCATTAAAATTAAAGATCAAAGATTATGATACAATCTTTATATGTAATCCCAATAACCCCACAGGCCGCATTATTCCACCACAGACCCTTAAAGAGCTGTTCTGCTCAAACCCTGATGCTTATTTTATTCTTGATGAATCCTATCTGCCTTTTGTGGAAAATGCAGGGCAATATACCATGATAAACTGCAGCCTGCCCAATCTTATTGTTTTAAACTCCATGTCAAAGATATTCAGGGTTCCTGGATTGAGGATTGGTTTTATGACTGGTTCAAAACCTGTTATTAAAAAATTAAGCAGATATGCCATGCCCTGGAGTGTCAACAGTCTGGCTCAGGCTGCTGTTGTATGGCTTATGGAAAATAATCAGGACATTCAAGAATTTATTCAAAATACCAGGACATTTTTACAACTGGAAAGGGAAAAACTGGAAAAGGACTTTTACCAGAATGATTCAATCCGGTTTTTTCAGAGCTGTACATCATTTATGCTTGCCGAATTATCCCCAGGTCATCATAATGCTGAAATATTATGCAATATACTTGCAAAAAACAAGATTCTTATAAGAAATTGCAGTAATTTTAAAGGGCTGTCAGACCGGTTCATCAGGATATCCTTGAAAGACGGGCAGATAAACAGGCTGCTCAGGCAAAAACTATTAGAAATATTTTAA